The following coding sequences are from one Triticum dicoccoides isolate Atlit2015 ecotype Zavitan chromosome 4A, WEW_v2.0, whole genome shotgun sequence window:
- the LOC119289296 gene encoding histidine-containing phosphotransfer protein 2-like, whose protein sequence is MEAIAELRAQLHAHLSSMYATGAVDAYFQQLQELDEGSGGTGYVAEVLNIFLNDGDRILRDIDALLNQPLHEVEFCKVDALVQQLKGSSSTVGAKKVNLACMDFQKFYVAKNKKGCLMTLTLLKGDFCDVRNKLQTLMQLEQQIASLVSMW, encoded by the exons ATGGAGGCCATCGCCGAGCTCAGGGCCCAGCTCCACGCCCACCTCTCCTCCATGTACGCCACG GGTGCCGTGGACGCGTATTTCCAGCAGCTGCAGGAGCTGGACGAGGGCAGTGGAGGCACGGGCTACGTCGCCGAAGTCCTCAACATCTTCCTCAATGACGGCGACAGGATCCTCAGGGACATCGACGCCCTGCT GAACCAGCCCCTGCACGAGGTGGAGTTCTGCAAGGTGGACGCCCTGGTGCAGCAGCTCAAGGGGAGCAGCTCCAC TGTTGGTGCAAAGAAAGTGAATCTCGCTTGCATGGACTTCCAAAAGTTCTACGTGGCAAAAAACAAAAAAGG ATGCCTCATGACATTGACTCTTCTTAAGGGTGATTTCTGTGACGTGCGCAACAAGCTTCAGACTTTGATGCAG CTGGAGCAGCAGATCGCGTCCTTGGTTAGTATGTGGTAG